The following coding sequences lie in one Carcharodon carcharias isolate sCarCar2 chromosome 5, sCarCar2.pri, whole genome shotgun sequence genomic window:
- the LOC121278081 gene encoding kinesin light chain 4-like, with protein MTPGWYIVSLVKDVIERLQDILAGAGEQPEVVAHIGTNDKGKKGDEVLQSEFRELGGKLASKTSDEDGSGTLRRSGSLGKIKDVLKRSSEMLVKKLQGNGPPEPKNPSMKRASSLNYLNRTSDESFQVRAIEHTNLSRPERNSARHSNLHRPERKSAGHTDLHRTEWVSE; from the exons atgactccaggatggtatatcGTCTCCCTGGTCAAGGACGTCATAGAGCGGTTGCAGGACATTCTTGCGGGGgcgggtgaacagccagaggtcgtggcccacattgggaccaatgacaaaGGTAAgaagggggatgaggtcctgcaatcagaatttagggagctgggtGGTAAATTAGCAAGCAAGACCTCTGATgaa GATGGGAGCGGGACTCTGAGACGCAGTGGATCCCTCGGTAAGATCAAGGATGTCCTGAAACGCAGCAGCGAGATGCTGGTCAAGAAACTACAAGGAAATGGACCACCTGAGCCAAAAAATCCCAG CATGAAAAGGGCATCCTCCCTGAATTACCTCAATCGGACCAGCGATGAATCGTTCCAGGTGAGGGCAATCGAACACACTAACCTGAGCAGGCCTGAACGTAACTCAGCCAGACACAGTAACCTGCACAGGCCTGAACGCAAGTCAGCCGGACACACTGACCTGCACAGGACTGAAT GGGTCTCGGAGTAG